ATTCTGCGCCGTATTCGGGTCCTATGGTTAGGGTTTGTCTCCGCATCGGTTTCACCTATGTGAGGGTTAGGGTTTTGGCTACGAATTGGGCTTTTAGGCTGACGAGTTCCTCGATTTGTGTAGGCGTAGAAGCGGTTTCCCATTTGCAGTCGCCAAACACGGCTTTGCAGGAGCCCCCTAAGCCAAATTCCAGGTCAAATTCGGTGTCGTTTATGATGTTGTCGTATTCTTCTTTGCTTTCAAACTCAAACACGACTTCGCCGGTTAGGTCACGTTGCCTGCTGGGGAGGTACTTTAGGAGGTGACCGTTGCTGCTGCGGATGACGGGGATGGCTTTGAGGTTGTTTGCGATGGTGAATTTCCAGTCGGTTACGCGGTCAAGTGCCGCGGCGTCTTTTTTGATGTAGCTCTCATAAAAGGGCACGGCACCAGCGTAGTCGGCGTAGGTTGCACCCGAAATTTTAGCTGTAGAAACCACCATGTCCTGAGCCAAAATATCAACAGTTGCCTTCACAACGTCTTCTACGCTGCATTCCACGGTGGCGCTGTTGAATTTGCAGCCCGTGTAGAGCAGCGAGATGATGTCGGTTGCGGTTGACCAGGAGCCTTTGTGGTAGATGGTTTGGATGCTCAGGGATTTGTCGAGTTCAGCTTTGGTGTATTGAAGGAAGTTGATGGGGGAATCGCTGGGCAATGGAAAGTTGATTTTTAGGGTGGCTGCGCGTAGGCCCCGTTTTATGACTTGCAGATCGATGGAGCCGACGCCTCGGAGTTTGATGTTGTTGGGGTTGATTTGAGGTTCAATGCTCTGTGCGGGAACGCTAAGCATCGCTGGGTTTTGGGGGGTTTGACCGAAAGTGGCTTCTTCAATGTAGAAGAGGCGGCTTTCATGAGAACCATAGGTTTGTGGCAAATTGTTTACACTCCAATATTTTTAATAAACCATGATTTCACCGAGAATTCGGTGCGATAAATTGGGGGTTTGAGGTCGACTCGGTCGAGGTTTCGGTAGCCAGCGACGTCACAGTAGGTTACGCCATTAACTTGGGCGGTGCAGGAGGCGTAGTCGCAGAAGAGGCTGGCGGCTGTTTGACCATCGCTTGCATGGACGGTAGCGACAAGCAGCCACACATGACCGTCAGAATCAATGAGGTCGGGCAAATCGGCCTGCACAGCCACGGTAACAGACGAGTCGGCTGCAGTTGCCGCTGAAGTCTGGTTGTGCTGCCACGCCTCCGCCGCATTGTTCCAAACTTGGACTACGAAACCGTCGCCGCCAGGAGCCGTGCCATAACCCTCAAAAGATAACACTAACTGCTTCACAGTGTCGGGGGCGCTGTCAATTTTGAATCCTAGCAGCAAAACCGCCGACTTGTCTGCCTCTGAAATGCTGATTTGGTAACGTGAGTCGTCGCTATACCACAATTCTTGATATTCACTGTCGGAGAGTTCAGCCCATCCAGATGTAGGGGGGTTTTCTGTGTCGCCATAAAATGCTTTTGAGCCCTCTTTTCCGACGCCTGCTCCGACAAAGCTATAGAGGGTCTCGTGGGGTTTGTTGCGGTTCTCGCAGATAACGCGGTTAACTTCATCCACAAGCTTGGCTCGAAGGCTTTTTCCGCCTTCAGCGGCGTTTAGCATGTCGGCTGCCCAAACATTAACCCGCAAAGCCGCGGTGCGCTGTCGGATTTTACCAGTTAAATCAATTTTCTTATCCAAGCAATCCGCCAAAGCCACCGTAACCTGCCCATCGCCGCTGCGCAGCGCGTCGCTGTTTTGCCATTCACCCGACACGGTAACTGTCGCTAAACTGCCATTATCCTTTACCACATGCAGATTATTCCGCAGTAGCCGCATTATGGTGACGGCGGGGTCTTCAGTTTGGCTCATTGATGTAGCCTCCGCAGCGTCGCTTTGCGGAACAGGACTTGGTCTTTTAGGGTGAAGTCTTGGGTGGTGGTGACTTCGTAGTCGAGTCCGTTGCGGGTGACTTTGTCATGTCGACGGAGCGGTGCGTAGACGTGTAGGGTGAGGTAGTCGGTGGTGAGGTAGCCGGGTTCGAGGAGGAGTTCTTCAGTTTTCTGGGGCAACACGATGGCTTTTATTGTGGTGGCTTCGCCGTAGACTGGGCTGTCGCCTGTTTGGATTTGAGGGTGAAGGGTGAGGTTTTCGCCTTTGCTTCCCAGCACCTGCACAAACCTTGTCAGGGGCGCCTCATAATCCGCAAACATTATTCCAAGCCAGCACACCGTCGCCATGGCCTGCTTAACCTCAACGGGCGCGTAATCAGCGTGTCTGGGACCCCAAAACATGAACGCCTCCGCGTGGGCACTGATGGTCTGCGCGCTATGGGCGTAGGAGGGTTGGTCGTGGCGTTGGCGGATTTTTCCAAGGATGCCCGCAGTGACGGCGTCGTAGTAGTTGCAGGCGGGGGTTTTGGTTTTGACGTTTAGGTAACCTGCCCAGCAGACCGCGGGGTTGTAGGCGGGGTATAGAGGCGATTCAGCAATGGCGCCTAATGCTTCATAGACGTTTTTGACGGTTCCGCTGTAGCCTTCGTAATCGTTGAGACCCAAGAGGGCATAGGCGATGGAGTCATCGTAGACTGTGTCGTCGCCTAAGCCTACCCTGTGCCATCCACCGTCGCCGGCTGGTTGGGGATCAAAAAATAGGGCTAATGCTTCTATGCCGGGGCGGTAAAAGTTGGCGGCATCTTGGACCATAACCTGATAAGCTGCCTTGTTTGCGGGGTCAGCTTCCGTTAGCAAGCCCAACGCAACCAAATTGTAGAGAGATTCCACATCCATCTGAGGCTGCCACACACCCGAATCGTCAACGGCGCGGGCAAATCCACCGTGATAACGGTCATGCACTCCTTGCTCGGAGGGGCGATGTTGCATGTTGTAGAGAAAAGTGCCCACGGCAAGTTTAGCCGCATCCAAATAGGCACCATCCGAGGTCAACTCGTACGCTTTCAGCAAGGCAGGAACCACGCGGCCCACGTCCACGCTGTAGCAGGCGACGCCGTTTTCGGTGCATACAAACCCGCCAAACGTCGCTTTCTGGCGGTCTTGTACTTGTTGGGTGAGCAGCCAGTCGGCGAGTTCCACGATTTTAGCTTCAATTTCACTGCTGCGGTCTTCAAACTGCAAGTTAAAGTAGGCTTCATAGAGAAAATCCACCCCAAACCCAGCGGCAAATGCTGCTTTGCCCCACGTCAAATCGGGCCCCGTTTGGGGGTCTACATAGAGGTAGGGGGCGTTGTCCATGACAAATTGGTAGTAGACTTCGGGAACCTGCATGACTATGCGCTCCGGAGGCTGGGCTTTTTTAGGCTGCAGAGGAGACGTTCGACTTCAGCTTGGAGGACGGCGAGGGGCGGCGTGTTGCCTGCTACGCTGATGTTTTGGTCGCCAACGCTGAAGTTTAACCCGACTGCGGAGCCGCCTGTTAAGTAGCAGATTGCGTAGACTGCGGAGAGCAGGGTTATGAATTCTTTTTCTGCGTCAGTGCAGCCTGTGGGGTCGACGGGTTTGTTTAGTTCTAGTGCGAGTGTGGTTGCGGCGCGGTTGACCATTTTTTGCAGCTTATCGTCGGGGATGTCGCTGCTGGTCAGATTGATGGTGTCGCGTACGTCGCTAAAGGTTACGTTTGCCATTTTGGGTTTACCTCAAGCTGACAACAGGCGAATAAGCGCGATTTAAAGAATTTTGAGGTTATAAAGGCAGAAAAATACCTATTTTCAACAATAAGCTAATTTTTAAAGGTATTTCATAAAAATGCTTTTTTGAAATAGATTAAAAAACCAGCCATTACCCAAGCAAAAAGCTTGCCAGCCCAAAAACCAACAAAAAAAGAAAACAAAAAAGCAGGGATAAACACTCAGTCTATACTTCACTCTTCACCTTAGCCAAATACTTATTCACCAAACCCGAACCCGAAACCGCAACATTCACCAACCCACCAGAAATCAACGCTAAGCGAAGGAACCCACTTAACGTGCCGAAATTCAAAGTTGCAGGCAAAGATGTCCAAGTAATTTTTCGGTTGCCAACATAAAGCGTCCCCGTAGCACCAGAACTTGTTGTACCCGTCGAATAAGGCGAGACTGCGGGGATCTCAAGGCTTGTTGCATCAGGATAGGCATATAGTCCGAAAGCACAAACAGTAATCTGCAGAGGCATACCAGCATCAATTGTATATGCGGAGGAACTGCCAGAAGAAATAAAGTTGTACTTGACGTTGACAAGTTGCTGCACCGGATTCACAAAACTAAGAGTCAAAAGCCTAAAGTTTCCTACATAATACTCGTTTAGGTAGGCGCCATGGGAACCCAAATCAACACCACTATGCGTAGCATACAATGAGTGCCTAAGATGAGGATATACTCCAGTATTGATTTTAACCCAACAGAATGCAACGTATGTTCCAGCAGGCAAATTATTATAGCCTTGATACAGGTAGGCGTTGCTGCCGTAGCCCGTCAAAGTCGCCATAATACTGTGACTACCCAAAATACCCGCACCGCCATCGCTAAACGTGACTGAACCACTCGTCCACACAGAACCCATAGCAGTCCAACCCGAAGGCGTAGACACATAAGGCCCCGAATTAAAGTTCGGATTTACCAGCAAATTAGTAACCGATGCCGAGGTAACGGTGATTATAGCGTCTAAAAGCGTTCGCGATGAAACTGCTATGCCGCCGGCTCCAAAAGTGGAGCAACTAAATTTGTCAGCCCCATCGATTATATAGTTGGCTTCAGCACGAGTTAAACGCTTAAACCTTCCCAACGGATAAGTTGCGCCTGCATTTCTATCAGCGAAATATATGTAGTCGCCAAATAAGCATAGGTCAACGCTTGCACTTGTATGGTCAGCAGTAGCTTTTAGGCGTGTCAGCACCTTCCAACTGTTACCTAAATCAAAAGACACAATAATCGATTGGTACGTGTCATAGCCGCCTGCTGCAGGGTTAGGCGAATTGTCTGTTCCTGCGTATAGAACGCCGTTTTCCGAGTCAAAAACGATATGTTTGAAAATTACGTTTGCAGAGCAGATACCGACTAGGGGATTAAAAACGGGTGCCCATGTGTTGGTTACATGAGTGTACTTTATCGCGGGTGTCCAACCGTCACCGAAGTAAATTGTGTAGTCGCCCATGTTGATGAATGCACAGTATCCGTTGTGGCCACACACATTTGTCCAGTTAGCGGCATTCGTTGGGTCGGTTGCGTCGGTTGAATCCGCTGGGTTGCCTGCATACTTCCACATGCTATGTCCCGAATCGCCTATGGCAACAATTAACGTGTGGGTTTCAGGAATCCAATTCATGCTGTGAATATGCCGCATGTCGTAAAAGTTAGTCGGGCTAAGCGGCGAGGGAACCGCATAGAGCGGAAACATTGTCGTAAAGTTTGTCCAAACGCTCCAAGTTGCGCCGTAGTCGGTAGAGATATAGATTAGGGGGGCCGTAAAATCGCACCATTCACCGAGCAAGTGCCTGCCGTTACCTAAGTCCACAAAGTTAAAGGTCGGCACAGACCCGTTGTTTTGTGTGGTTGAGTCAGGTTTAGTCGAAGAAAGCGTTAAGACACTTGTCCAAGTCGCACCTTGATTGGTGCTTCGCCACACTTTCCCATCCGTATTTGAACCTGAAGCGATACTAACAAACAAATGCCCTGATGAGCTCTTGTGCACAAAAGTTGAGCCAGAGGATGGGCTCCCGTCGAATATTTTCTCAAAGTAAAGACCGCTACCGCACCTAATCGCCTTAAACACTTTAGCGTCAGTAGTACCAATCAGCATAGTGTTCTCGTCGTATTTGAGCAGGGTATATGGCGTATAGGAAAATGCTTCTATAGGCTCTATGTTGAGACTTGTTCGTGGAGGAAATAGACTCTTCCCAGCATCGCCTAAAGGCAGAATAACTCCACCCAAGTCAAAAGAAGGCACACTCATCGTTAAGACCTCACAATCTGCTGCAGAGTCCCATCAGCGTTCCAAGTGAAAGTCAACGTAAACATCAGGTATGTACCATCATATGCGGAGAGGGTGGCAACTGTTCCGGTAGTGTTCCAAGTGAAACCGAGTTTGGTAAGTTTACGCCCTGGCGGTGGACACGTCAAACCCATCAAGGCACTGTGGATAGCTCTGTAAGCTTCCTCGTAATGCCCGTAGGGTACCTCAGTCATCTGCGGTCACCTCAAGTGGAGGGGTAGGTTCCCAGAGTTGCCAACCGAATTTGGCGGCGTTTTTGCGAAATTCCTCTTGGCGAATGAGGCCTTGGCTTGCGGCTTGTAGAAGGTCAGTGAGGCTTGGTTGCTGGGTTTTGTAGGGACTCCAATGTAGGCGTGCTTGAGCTTGCGAAGGACTCAACCCTGCCTGCAAAAGTATGGTATCGAAGAGTTCACGTTCTACTTGGCGTTTAATGTAGCGTTGGATGGGCTGAATTAGCATGTTTTGAAGTTCCAGCGCGGCGTTAGCGGAGGCTTCTGTGAAACCCGGTGTACTAAAGAGGCGGGGCAACGGAGTTTCGCAGCCAAGATAGAATTGGTTGATAATATGGTCAACGTAGTATTCGAAGCGGGCACGAGGGTCAATCGAGACAGGTTGGATGCTGCCTTTGCCGTTGTAGAAAAGCCAGGCGCCTTCTTCGCTACGGGTTTTGATGGCTTGCTGAAACTTGGCGATTGTGTCATCGTCAGCACGTTCTAGAAGCGCCAAAACGTCTGGTCCAGCATATTTCTCAAAAATCTTGGGCATAATACGCTCGATTCTGGCTTTCATAGCGGCGTAGGCGGGGCGTTTGTCGCCATGGAAAGTTAACGAGTGCAAAAGCACCTGTAACACGCCCGTGCCGTAGCCCGAGTAATCAAGGCAGTTAATACGCCAATGGACTAACGCGTCTTGGGATAGGGTTTCGCCACCGTAGGTTTGCCTAAGCTTATAGCCCTCAATCTTGTAGGGCACTTTGAGGACTTTATCGTCAAGGTAGCTTTGCTGAATGCGCTCTACAGCGTCCACGGGTAGGCGGTGGAGGTTCTGGGTGTTTTGGGGGGTAAGTTTGAGCCAGAAATCATTACCGCATGCAATAAGCATCCGCGCCATGTCTCCGAGCAAAGCGTCCAGGTTCACGTTTTCGTTAAAGTTATCTATGACTTGTTTGGCTTGGGCGGCTTTTTCGTAATCATCGTTTATGGTGGTGTAGAAGCCGGAGCCAACTGCGGATGCCGCTAAGAGGTCTACGCTTGATTTGCAGGAAGGATCCCGCTCGTAGAGTTTAATCACATCCGCTAGGGGGATAGAGGGCGTCTCGTAGACGAGGGCAGTTTGGGGGGATGCGTAGCCGCTTTTAGCCTTAACCGCAAACGACTCCAAAAGGCGACGAAGCGTGCTGCTCATGTGATGGCCTCCAAGAGTTTGCTGCCCTTCTCAGTTATGATGTAGTCGGAGCGGTGTTTGGGTTCACTTTTCTGCACGTAACTACCTTCAATGAGATAGCGGAATATGCCTTCAAAGGAGGCATGCGTACCTGCTTTGCGGATGGTTCGCTGTTCAAGTGCGGTTCGGGAAAGCGGCTGTCGACTAAGTTCATGCAATACGGTTTTTGCCAGGTTCATTCTTTCATTTAATCTTCTCATATGTTTCGACCTCGAGTTTTAGATTACAAAAAAATTGGGGAAATGGAGTGGTCATGATGTTGCCTGCCTATGTGAGGGTGGTGGCTATGTTGGTGAGTTTGGCGATGGCGTTGCTGCGCAGCACGCCTAATCCGAAGCGGGTGGTGGCGCGGACGCCATATTTGCCGTTTTTGATGTCTTCCCAGTCGTCCACGGTTATGTCTCGGCGTAGCAGCATGACAGAGGCGACTCGGGTGTCAAGGGCATATGCGGTGCCGTTGGGGACAAGTGTGCTGGCTTGGACGCGCATGCCAAGCACGCTGGTAACGGTTCCGTCGTCGAGGTTGGTCTGCGCGGAGGGCAAATATTGGGCGTGAATGAATTTGTCATCACTCAAGAGTTGGTGAAGTTGAATTTCGTTGACGGCGAGTACAGTGGGTTTCCAGTTTGCAGCGCGTAGAGCATTGTGCATTTTTAGAAGCCCAGCCCAGTTCATGGCGGCGTTGCCTTGGTTTATGGGGGCTCCGCCCGCTAAGTCTGCGTCTGCAACTGAACCGTAGAGGGCGATGATGCGGTTGGTTTCGTCTTCTCCTAGTGCGCGGCCTACTTTTTCGACCATGCTGTTCATGACGTTCCAGCTTGCATCCTCCAAAAACTCTCGGGTCCATTCCTCTGAAGATTCAGCCAAGATGTTGGTGTAGACATCAACAGTGCTGTTTTTTGTTCCGCTCAGACGGGTGGCGGCTCCTTCGGCATATCGATAGGCTACTGCTTTTTGGTCAATTGGGAACCGTTCCATAGGGACTGTGGTGGGCATTACTGTGATTATGTCTCTGCCGATTAATTCGGGGTAGGCAGCTTGCACAAGCGTGTCATGCAAACGACCCAAAGCAGAGATGGAGTCACTGAATAAGCCTTCTTTTATGCCTACTTCGCAGTAGCGTTTAAGGAAGGGGTGGACATTGGTTTTGTGACGTTGGGTTTCGAGGTGTTCTTTGAATTCAGCGTTTTGCTGGAGAGATTCAAACAAGTGGGGTTTCATGGCGGTCACCGTTCAACTTTTATGAAGAGTAAGTCGTCTGCTGCGGCGGTGGTTTCTTGGGCGGTTCCAAGGCGACGGTTATAGTAGATGGTGTAGCTTGCGGTGCCTGCCTCGTTTACGGCTTGTTCAGTCAATTCAAGGACGCGTTTGGAGGCGTCTGCTGCGTAAACGGCTTTGCCGCGGGTTATGACGCCGCCAGCTTTGACTTTGACTCTGCCATGGGTCAAAACGGGGCATTGCTCGCCTGTGGAGACGCTTTTTAGCGCGATGCCGATGCAGGTTTGAGCGGCGGCTGCAGAGGAGACTTTGTGGTCGCTGCTGTAATAGACTGGGTCACCTTTGGTTATGGCTGCTTCAGCTTCGATTGATTCTATGGCTGCGTGGGGGTCGTCGGTTTCGCCTATACTCATCCAGCTTTTAGAGGTAAAATCAGTCATTTTGTGTTACTCCCTTTTTAGTGCGTGTTCTCCGAGTTCGTCCTCAGTTACTTACGGTCAACTTTGTGACTATCCTGCATTGCTTTGAGCTTGAAGAGTACACGGGAGAGCTCTTGGCACATGCGTTGGGGACCTAAACTCCAACTCCGCTGAACCAGATGGCTGGGTAACACTGCCTCAAGGAGGCGTATGGCTTGGCTTACGGGTATGGTGGGTTCGGCGGGTTTTTTGAAGAAGCCCTCCGCGAGTGTTGCAGCCTGGGCACCTGAGAGGGGGGTCAGGTAGCTGGGGTGTAGTTGGAGCCAGTCGCGGATTTTGTTTTGATCCCACCTTTTTTCTTGCGAGAAATAGATGGCTTGGGTACGTTGAAGTTCGGGTTGGCTGCGGGGTTTACCCATTATCGCCAATATTCCGTTTTCTCGGTTCAGCCATACCGTGCTATAGTGTTCGGGCATAAACAGGGCGATATCTTGATAGAAACCCAGCGTGTATTCGCCGACTATAATGGGCAGGGTTTCTTGTTCTTTTAGGTGGAGTTTTTCGATGATTTCAATGTTAGTTTGGGGGACGCCGGGGACGGCGACGAGGCTCATCTCTGCGTTGTAGAGGCCATGTGGCACTTTGCCGTTGACTAAATCGATGGTTTCATAGTCTGCGCCGACACTCACGTGCTTGATTAAGCCGTTGCGGATTTTCGATGCGGTTTCTTCATCGTATATTTCCGCGGTGTAGAGAAGGCTTTTGCCGTCCCATTGGGTCTTTGTTACTTTGCCCACGGCGTCTTGGGCAGTGACGTGTTCAAGGTATACAGGTGCTTCGAGTAGTTTGCTGGCAAATGCCTCTAGCTCCTCGGGGGTGTAGATGTTGAAGTTGCGACTCATCCCCGCTGCTAGGGCGATGCCTTGGATACGAAGGGGCTTATCGAGAACTTTTTCGGCAATCACAAAGGGCAGAACCGCGCAAACATGCTCTTTGGCGCCTGTGAAATGCTTCTCAAACCATTCCTGCGCAGCTTGCAGCGTCCAACCCTTGTCTTTGCTAAATAGGTAGCTTTGGATTTCTTGGGTATCCTTGTCTAGTGGTTTGCCGACGACGGCTTGGATTCCTTCGGCCTCGTTTAAGTTGATTGTTTTTAGGGTTTGGGGCTGGAAGTTTTGGGGGTTTTTATGCCCGCTTTGTATCGTTTTTGATGTTTCTTCCCATGGCATTTTGCTATACCTCACACGACTAATACCAAGCATATATGGCGTCAAAGTGAAAAGGCGAGTTGTACCGTGCTTTAGCCCATGCGGGGGGTCACCTGTGGTCCCTTCGGCGGGGTGAAACTAGGGAGAGAAAATGGATATGGTTAGAAAATGTGTAGTTAAAGTCGTGTTAAGTAAAGAACAGCGAGAAATCCTCTGCGAATTGTCCACTCGGCTGGGAACCAGTGAGAGCGAAGCGATGAGGATGGCGCTTATGGATTATGTTAAGCAGTTGAGTTTGATGTCGGAGGCGTTGCATCGCAAGAAAACTTTCAAAACCGACCAGACCTGAGGTCTACGGTGGATATTTGGGTTAATTGTTTGGTTGGTTGTTGCATCATACTGTAATCACATTATTTTATATCCGATTCGTTTCTAACTCGACTATAGAAGAACAGCCTCCCAGTTGGGCAGGCCTGCGCCAAAACGGTAAGGCGCTTTCCTTTTCCTTTCGTCCTTATCAAAAAAGCGTGGAACCTGCCCAATCCCCATCGATTAACCAAAAAAGGATAAAAACTGTTTAGGCTAATTTTTTGGTCATGACGTAGGCGTCTTCGCCGTCACTATAGTACCCGTTGATGGTTCGGGTAATTTCGAAACCAAGTTTCTTGTAGAGCGAAATCGCCGCTTCATTGGTTACGCGGACTTCCAAGAAGCCCTGTTTAGCCTTATAATACTCCATACCTTGGAGCGCCTTGTTGATTATTGCTTGGGCGACGCCTTTGCGTCTACTCTGAGGCATAACCGCGATGGAAACCACATGTCCCTTGCGGACTAAACCGCCAAAGCCATAGTTTGATAATCCAACTTCAATACGGCACATTATGTAGCCGATTATGTGTCCGTTTTCTTCGGCAACAACGAATGTTTCAGGGAATCTCTGATGGAGATCCACGAAGAAGAAGTCAGTGTAGTTTTCGGGGAGACATACACGGTTAATCTGCATGACATTTTGTAAGTCGTCGGGAACAAATTTGCGGAGTGTGAAAGCTTGCTGCATCGTTTCGCCTTGCTAACAGGATTTCACCATCCCAACATAAAGGTTACGCTTAAAACAGTTACTGTCGCTTCAAAGTAGCCGCCGCAAAGGGCATTATAATTTGGTTTATTCAAGCGACTTATACACTGGCAAAGTGTAGTTGCCCTGTGGCATAGCCCAAACTCTTGAAGCTGAACCGGCA
The DNA window shown above is from Candidatus Bathyarchaeota archaeon and carries:
- a CDS encoding DUF2190 family protein gives rise to the protein MTDFTSKSWMSIGETDDPHAAIESIEAEAAITKGDPVYYSSDHKVSSAAAAQTCIGIALKSVSTGEQCPVLTHGRVKVKAGGVITRGKAVYAADASKRVLELTEQAVNEAGTASYTIYYNRRLGTAQETTAAADDLLFIKVER
- a CDS encoding phage major capsid protein translates to MKPHLFESLQQNAEFKEHLETQRHKTNVHPFLKRYCEVGIKEGLFSDSISALGRLHDTLVQAAYPELIGRDIITVMPTTVPMERFPIDQKAVAYRYAEGAATRLSGTKNSTVDVYTNILAESSEEWTREFLEDASWNVMNSMVEKVGRALGEDETNRIIALYGSVADADLAGGAPINQGNAAMNWAGLLKMHNALRAANWKPTVLAVNEIQLHQLLSDDKFIHAQYLPSAQTNLDDGTVTSVLGMRVQASTLVPNGTAYALDTRVASVMLLRRDITVDDWEDIKNGKYGVRATTRFGLGVLRSNAIAKLTNIATTLT
- a CDS encoding DUF2213 domain-containing protein, whose product is MPWEETSKTIQSGHKNPQNFQPQTLKTINLNEAEGIQAVVGKPLDKDTQEIQSYLFSKDKGWTLQAAQEWFEKHFTGAKEHVCAVLPFVIAEKVLDKPLRIQGIALAAGMSRNFNIYTPEELEAFASKLLEAPVYLEHVTAQDAVGKVTKTQWDGKSLLYTAEIYDEETASKIRNGLIKHVSVGADYETIDLVNGKVPHGLYNAEMSLVAVPGVPQTNIEIIEKLHLKEQETLPIIVGEYTLGFYQDIALFMPEHYSTVWLNRENGILAIMGKPRSQPELQRTQAIYFSQEKRWDQNKIRDWLQLHPSYLTPLSGAQAATLAEGFFKKPAEPTIPVSQAIRLLEAVLPSHLVQRSWSLGPQRMCQELSRVLFKLKAMQDSHKVDRK
- a CDS encoding GNAT family N-acetyltransferase, encoding MQQAFTLRKFVPDDLQNVMQINRVCLPENYTDFFFVDLHQRFPETFVVAEENGHIIGYIMCRIEVGLSNYGFGGLVRKGHVVSIAVMPQSRRKGVAQAIINKALQGMEYYKAKQGFLEVRVTNEAAISLYKKLGFEITRTINGYYSDGEDAYVMTKKLA
- a CDS encoding phage tail tube protein; this translates as MPQTYGSHESRLFYIEEATFGQTPQNPAMLSVPAQSIEPQINPNNIKLRGVGSIDLQVIKRGLRAATLKINFPLPSDSPINFLQYTKAELDKSLSIQTIYHKGSWSTATDIISLLYTGCKFNSATVECSVEDVVKATVDILAQDMVVSTAKISGATYADYAGAVPFYESYIKKDAAALDRVTDWKFTIANNLKAIPVIRSSNGHLLKYLPSRQRDLTGEVVFEFESKEEYDNIINDTEFDLEFGLGGSCKAVFGDCKWETASTPTQIEELVSLKAQFVAKTLTLT